A part of Paenibacillus sp. 481 genomic DNA contains:
- the ablA gene encoding lysine 2,3-aminomutase: MNTFTKHEHTEYPNVPLSSKRHWKEVPLWKDVTDEQWNDWVWQLTNTIRTLDELKQVVNLTPDEEEGVRISTQTIPLNITPYYAWLMNPDDDRCPIRMQSVPLSAELTKTKYDLEDPLHEDEDSPTPGLTHRYPDRVLFLVTNQCSMYCRYCTRRRFSGQVGMGVPKKQLDDAIAYIRDTPEVRDVLLSGGDGLLINDTILEYILKNLRDIPHVEIIRIGTRAPVVFPQRITEQLCTILKKYHPVWLNTHFNHSLEITEEAKKACDMLSDAGVPLGNQSVILAGINDSTQIMKRLMYDLVKIRVRPYYIYQCDLSEGIGHFRVPVSKGLEIIESLRGHISGYAVPTFVVDAPGGGGKISLQPNYVISHSADKVILRNYEGVIVGYPEPQNYVPGRADEYFNDIYGITEHAEHTGIIALMKDERFNLVPENLRRIGKRQTYESSQAHATLKDRRPKRDEMKQKLMQAKQNKENKS; this comes from the coding sequence ATGAATACATTTACGAAGCATGAGCATACGGAGTATCCCAATGTCCCCTTAAGCAGCAAACGGCATTGGAAAGAGGTTCCGCTGTGGAAAGATGTCACGGATGAACAGTGGAATGATTGGGTATGGCAACTGACGAATACAATTCGCACGCTAGATGAGTTGAAGCAAGTCGTCAACTTGACACCTGATGAAGAGGAAGGCGTGCGAATTTCAACCCAGACGATTCCGTTAAACATTACACCGTACTATGCTTGGCTCATGAATCCAGACGATGACCGCTGCCCCATTCGAATGCAGTCTGTTCCATTATCGGCGGAGCTGACAAAGACCAAGTACGATCTAGAAGACCCTTTACACGAAGATGAAGATTCGCCAACGCCTGGTCTCACCCACCGCTATCCGGATCGGGTCCTGTTTCTTGTCACGAATCAATGCTCGATGTATTGCCGTTACTGTACGCGCCGCCGCTTTTCCGGCCAGGTTGGCATGGGGGTACCTAAAAAACAGCTCGATGATGCAATCGCTTACATTCGTGATACGCCCGAGGTTCGTGACGTGCTGCTGTCTGGCGGTGACGGCCTGCTCATTAACGACACCATTTTGGAATACATTTTAAAAAATTTACGCGACATTCCGCACGTCGAAATTATTCGTATCGGCACACGCGCCCCCGTGGTGTTTCCACAGCGGATTACGGAGCAATTGTGCACGATTTTAAAAAAATATCACCCCGTCTGGTTGAATACGCACTTTAACCATTCGTTAGAAATTACGGAGGAGGCAAAAAAAGCTTGTGACATGTTGTCAGATGCGGGTGTGCCTTTAGGCAACCAGTCTGTTATTTTGGCGGGGATTAACGATAGCACCCAAATTATGAAGCGGCTCATGTACGATTTGGTCAAAATTCGTGTGCGTCCGTACTACATTTATCAATGCGATTTATCTGAAGGAATCGGCCATTTTCGTGTTCCTGTCTCTAAAGGGCTCGAAATTATCGAGTCGCTGCGGGGACATATTTCGGGCTATGCGGTGCCAACATTTGTCGTCGACGCTCCTGGCGGTGGCGGTAAAATTTCGCTCCAGCCGAACTATGTCATTTCGCATAGCGCGGACAAAGTCATTTTGCGCAATTATGAAGGCGTTATCGTCGGCTATCCGGAGCCCCAGAACTATGTTCCCGGCAGAGCAGATGAATATTTCAACGACATTTACGGAATTACTGAACACGCCGAACATACCGGCATTATCGCGTTGATGAAAGATGAAAGATTCAATCTTGTGCCCGAAAACTTGCGCCGCATTGGCAAAAGGCAAACGTATGAATCATCGCAAGCACATGCTACATTGAAGGATCGCCGCCCTAAACGGGACGAAATGAAACAGAAGCTGATGCAAGCCAAGCAGAATAAAGAAAATAAAAGTTGA
- a CDS encoding lanthionine synthetase C family protein, whose protein sequence is MTTVKTAAANWLPLEGELKARALQVLNEIKVRYKDPEKVRSLMKQVPKQEVDGIKIDRWSDETIGSGFTGICLLLAQLDQLFPDEEWDLVGHQYLQQVQQVLEQDGVNRLSLYSGLAGILVSIRALSRGGTRYQGMVNAIAEWFEQLMLQNIQMCKQEWEAGRVQMSQYDTIEGFAGMGRVAMLFPERPQMKLVLDQMIDLFHVLCGDKDLNGSNMPRWHIEAQYQFQDREKKQYPNGNFNLGLSHGITGPLSFLSLSALHGVTDDLLVSNISKLADWVCKWQVNSERGAVWPGRVTFEEFMQNELQSNSTNDHRDSWCYGVPGIARSIWLAGKAVQNEEWVSLGLNAYLGIEKRIETNGGLTSATLCHGVSGLLHLIQRMYSDTGHESLGKMRDDLTRKVLDMYVPESLFGYYDHNFIDGKLQEVDEAGFLTGTAGVAVVLASLIGDESPDWDLVLLIQ, encoded by the coding sequence ATGACAACGGTAAAAACGGCAGCAGCAAACTGGCTCCCTTTAGAGGGAGAACTAAAAGCTAGAGCATTGCAGGTATTAAACGAAATTAAAGTCAGGTATAAGGATCCTGAAAAAGTTCGCTCGTTAATGAAGCAAGTTCCCAAGCAAGAAGTAGATGGAATTAAAATTGACAGGTGGTCGGATGAAACCATTGGGAGTGGTTTTACAGGTATTTGTTTACTTCTTGCACAGCTGGATCAATTGTTTCCAGACGAAGAATGGGATTTAGTTGGCCATCAATATTTACAGCAAGTTCAACAGGTTCTTGAACAGGATGGAGTTAATCGGTTATCGCTTTATAGCGGATTAGCTGGCATTTTAGTAAGCATTCGGGCTTTATCACGGGGTGGAACACGGTATCAGGGAATGGTGAATGCGATTGCAGAATGGTTTGAACAATTAATGCTGCAAAATATTCAAATGTGTAAGCAAGAATGGGAAGCTGGTCGCGTGCAAATGAGTCAATATGACACGATTGAAGGATTTGCAGGAATGGGACGAGTTGCTATGTTATTCCCAGAACGACCACAAATGAAATTGGTATTGGATCAAATGATAGATTTATTCCATGTTCTGTGTGGAGATAAGGATCTAAATGGATCCAATATGCCTAGATGGCATATCGAGGCACAGTATCAATTTCAAGATCGGGAGAAGAAGCAGTATCCGAACGGGAACTTTAACTTAGGCCTGTCTCACGGAATTACAGGACCTTTATCTTTTTTAAGTCTATCTGCGTTGCACGGTGTAACAGATGATTTACTGGTTTCCAATATTTCAAAATTGGCGGATTGGGTATGTAAGTGGCAGGTGAATAGCGAGAGGGGTGCCGTTTGGCCTGGACGAGTAACTTTTGAGGAATTCATGCAAAATGAATTGCAGTCTAACAGTACAAATGATCATAGGGACTCATGGTGCTACGGTGTACCAGGAATAGCAAGATCAATTTGGCTAGCTGGGAAAGCTGTACAAAATGAAGAATGGGTTTCGCTAGGCTTAAATGCGTATCTTGGGATTGAGAAGCGAATAGAGACGAATGGCGGATTGACGTCAGCGACCTTATGCCACGGTGTGAGCGGACTATTGCATCTTATTCAGCGCATGTATTCGGATACAGGGCATGAGAGTCTTGGTAAAATGCGTGATGATTTGACTAGGAAAGTATTGGATATGTATGTTCCGGAATCATTGTTCGGCTACTATGACCATAATTTTATTGATGGAAAATTGCAAGAAGTAGATGAGGCTGGATTTTTAACGGGGACGGCTGGGGTAGCAGTTGTATTAGCATCTTTAATCGGAGACGAAAGTCCAGACTGGGATCTTGTGTTATTGATTCAATAG
- a CDS encoding ABC transporter ATP-binding protein — translation MTSSQENLQQNSVHSFWKSARNGLQLFQLIFRLNKRYMIPSVFLYIVQGALPVVTLLAIQNLLNSISTAGEQGHSVVFTHFAIFVFIFIFKSIVDLMKTYVEGNLQIALSNSMNVMICEKSTKLGLADYENSEINDQLKRAHQESSYRPYQLYTQMAGMMSSFITIFSSAMLLMVWKWWIVPIIIVVSSLSLFSILKLNREQFQIYMDRTPQNRQAWYMTYLLTNDSTFKEIKLFQLGPFLLNRYRELLNRFFLVDRRMLVKRTRITFLYDMLELVLFFWLIWLVVQEAFVAKILIGSVYGYIQAIMLTQSQMQTMISGIVQFSQNNLYMEQLLLFLKLPSSDPVYRQKQLAVTTGLLSEKSNRIEEVRFEKVSFRYPGNASDTVRNLNLTMRKGQTTAIVGKNGSGKSTLVKLLMQLYGDYRGDITINNRHISDYDLEQFQKRLGIVFQDFVHYEMSVRHNIGFGALDELERDDHLMNATKYAAIDDVIQQLPQGLDTQLGKWFKEGYQLSGGQWQRIAIARAFLRNADLYILDEPSSFLDPIAERDLLQLFRNIMEDRIGIFITHRISSARLADQIIVMENGEIIEQGTHGELMRADGVYAQMYQIQASSFAEEAETNVVGGARI, via the coding sequence ATGACAAGCAGTCAAGAAAATTTGCAACAGAACTCAGTTCATTCGTTTTGGAAGTCGGCTCGGAATGGACTCCAACTGTTTCAGTTAATATTTCGTTTGAATAAGCGATATATGATTCCAAGCGTGTTCTTGTATATTGTACAGGGGGCATTGCCTGTTGTTACTTTGCTTGCCATACAAAATTTACTGAATAGTATTTCAACTGCAGGGGAACAAGGTCATTCTGTCGTATTTACTCACTTCGCTATTTTTGTATTTATTTTCATATTTAAAAGTATTGTTGATCTGATGAAGACATACGTGGAAGGTAATCTTCAGATTGCACTTTCAAATTCAATGAATGTGATGATTTGTGAAAAGTCAACTAAGCTTGGTCTAGCTGACTACGAAAATTCAGAAATAAATGATCAACTAAAGCGTGCTCATCAAGAATCATCGTATCGACCGTATCAATTGTATACACAAATGGCGGGTATGATGTCTAGCTTTATTACGATATTCTCATCAGCAATGCTGTTGATGGTCTGGAAATGGTGGATCGTTCCTATCATCATAGTCGTTTCTTCATTATCTTTGTTCTCCATACTGAAATTGAATCGTGAACAATTTCAAATTTACATGGATCGAACACCACAAAATCGGCAAGCTTGGTATATGACCTATTTGTTAACGAATGATAGCACATTTAAAGAGATTAAACTGTTTCAGCTAGGTCCCTTTTTACTGAATCGATACCGTGAATTGCTGAACCGCTTTTTTCTAGTCGATCGACGAATGCTTGTAAAGCGTACTCGAATTACATTTTTGTATGACATGCTGGAACTTGTTTTGTTTTTCTGGCTCATTTGGCTCGTGGTTCAAGAAGCCTTTGTAGCAAAAATTTTAATTGGAAGTGTGTACGGCTACATTCAAGCAATTATGTTAACGCAAAGCCAAATGCAGACGATGATTTCAGGGATTGTACAGTTTTCTCAGAACAATTTATACATGGAGCAGCTGCTATTATTTTTAAAATTACCTTCATCAGATCCTGTTTATCGGCAAAAGCAGCTTGCTGTTACAACAGGGTTGCTAAGTGAGAAGAGCAATCGGATTGAGGAAGTTCGTTTTGAGAAAGTTTCTTTCCGCTATCCAGGAAATGCTTCCGATACAGTTCGTAATTTGAATTTAACGATGAGAAAAGGCCAGACGACAGCGATAGTTGGGAAAAATGGTTCAGGAAAGTCAACTCTTGTAAAGTTGTTGATGCAATTATATGGGGATTACCGTGGTGATATTACGATTAATAACCGTCACATTTCAGACTATGATCTGGAACAGTTTCAAAAGCGGCTGGGAATTGTGTTTCAAGATTTTGTCCATTATGAAATGTCAGTACGGCACAATATTGGATTTGGCGCATTAGATGAGCTTGAGCGAGATGACCATTTGATGAATGCGACCAAGTATGCTGCGATTGACGATGTTATTCAACAATTACCACAAGGATTGGATACACAGTTAGGAAAATGGTTTAAGGAAGGATATCAACTTTCTGGTGGGCAATGGCAGCGCATTGCTATTGCTCGTGCGTTTTTACGAAATGCAGACCTGTATATTCTGGATGAACCGAGTTCGTTCTTGGACCCGATCGCAGAGCGGGATTTACTTCAATTGTTTAGAAACATAATGGAAGACAGAATAGGTATTTTCATCACACATCGTATTTCGTCGGCACGTTTAGCTGACCAGATTATTGTGATGGAAAACGGTGAAATTATTGAGCAGGGAACGCATGGGGAATTGATGCGTGCCGATGGTGTATACGCGCAAATGTATCAAATTCAGGCTAGCTCATTTGCAGAGGAAGCGGAAACGAATGTAGTGGGAGGCGCTCGGATATGA
- a CDS encoding lantibiotic dehydratase, with protein sequence MTSNKNVYKTLDFFMVRTPILPLNLFTANFPSEWDNNNDDLKRFSLNCLIQLSNDPIIREAIIASSPSLLQSLSHLSNEDNLRKQGQVVKGFMRYLLRMMSRPTPFGLFSGVTHGHFANQSQLNLEGIHQYRKRARPDMEWLLKLTGKLESQREIVSQLRIQRNTLIYRQGDRAKIPYTTRYGRLNSGENDSVSVRASAVFDKVMEVCANQIPYLELISILQVEFVEASMETIHQYVWQLFEQEFLISNLRPPTTTTEPFDHILSVLDPVTGIEELKTELRQIRIDIRQYDDLPIGQGEQQLLNLRQAMDKIVEAKSSLQIDLSLEDQSITLHNRIREDVEKTADLMSRMATQSNRHLQEYQLEFLEKYGPYREVSLLELLDEEIGLGPPVTYDNPPSYQRRANHSASVIAKRDQLLLNWFMTSLHKGVTEVVLTDEMIEQLLENSDSADIMPAPSMELYFLLVAHNEDEIERGEYKLVLGPNPGSVGAGKTFGRFIDMLGDSFKEEFGIINDEEQRLSPHKILAEISYLPSAGRSTNVVLTENYRKYEIAIGTNHTVSADRQIHVSDLVVGVRNNAFYLKSRKNNREIVPKAGHMLNYQSAPNVYRFLMEMGQEGCKQWTTFDWGAAIKSPFSPRLRYNNVILSPATWRIHIHQKPPEQDNGAWIKRIVEQFRMEWKVPRYVYMVQFDNRILLDLDHPLHIEEVYKDLKSSSTVTLIEHVGTFEEAPIQRSDGRLTAEFVFPLVKRNESFSSSIEEVAGTIDNSDALNLPPVNKMERVHLPGGEWFYVKLYGLDSRQDEFIGRYWEAFVQQCREAGVIEHAYFIRFLDPIRHIRARFQMPSENNQHQFLPIFHKWTNNLLSEGLITKVVIDTYEPEIERYGGPELMVCAERMFAFDSHVVANLVRLTRFNQIQLSQEIISILSVIELFYQFGYNDEQIVHLLNRHFDVKEYLDEFRKERALLFRILTSDKSELKSVHPEGDMIAQICKLRETAVSDYQEKIVDYEQKGMLMNTREDILFSVIHMHINRLQGTDRDKERKVMIMARHTMNSLVQYRRKCK encoded by the coding sequence ATGACATCAAATAAAAATGTATATAAGACGTTGGACTTTTTTATGGTAAGGACTCCTATATTGCCGCTTAATCTGTTCACAGCGAACTTCCCCTCAGAGTGGGACAATAATAATGATGATTTGAAACGATTCTCCTTGAATTGTCTAATCCAATTATCTAATGATCCGATCATTCGTGAAGCGATTATAGCCTCGAGTCCTAGCTTACTGCAATCTTTATCCCATCTAAGCAACGAGGACAATTTACGAAAACAAGGACAAGTAGTTAAGGGATTTATGCGCTATCTTTTAAGAATGATGTCTCGACCAACACCATTTGGCTTGTTCTCTGGAGTGACACATGGTCACTTCGCCAATCAGTCACAGCTTAACTTGGAGGGGATACATCAATATCGCAAAAGAGCTAGGCCTGACATGGAATGGCTATTAAAATTAACTGGAAAGTTAGAGAGCCAGCGTGAAATTGTGTCCCAGCTACGAATTCAACGGAATACGCTAATTTATCGACAAGGTGATCGTGCCAAGATTCCGTATACAACAAGATACGGTAGGCTAAATTCTGGGGAAAATGATAGTGTATCTGTGCGGGCGTCTGCAGTGTTCGATAAGGTGATGGAAGTTTGTGCGAATCAAATCCCTTATTTAGAATTAATTTCTATCCTACAGGTAGAGTTCGTTGAAGCTAGCATGGAGACGATTCATCAGTATGTTTGGCAGCTTTTTGAACAAGAGTTTTTAATTTCGAATTTGCGTCCTCCGACGACGACGACGGAACCGTTCGATCATATTTTATCTGTATTAGATCCAGTAACAGGAATTGAGGAACTAAAAACGGAGTTAAGGCAAATTCGTATCGACATTCGTCAATATGACGATCTTCCGATAGGTCAAGGTGAACAACAATTATTAAACCTTCGTCAAGCGATGGATAAAATTGTTGAAGCGAAATCATCGTTGCAAATCGATTTGTCCTTAGAAGATCAGTCAATAACGTTGCATAATAGGATTCGTGAAGATGTTGAAAAAACGGCTGATCTAATGAGTCGAATGGCGACCCAAAGCAACCGACATTTACAGGAATATCAATTAGAATTTTTAGAGAAATATGGACCTTATCGTGAAGTTTCTCTCCTTGAATTGCTTGATGAAGAGATAGGATTAGGGCCACCAGTGACTTATGATAACCCTCCGAGCTATCAACGAAGAGCGAACCATTCGGCATCCGTCATTGCGAAGCGTGACCAATTGCTCCTTAATTGGTTTATGACATCCTTACATAAAGGAGTCACGGAAGTAGTGTTAACGGACGAGATGATCGAGCAGCTTCTGGAAAACTCGGATTCCGCTGATATCATGCCTGCTCCTTCAATGGAGCTGTACTTTTTGCTAGTTGCACATAATGAGGATGAAATTGAAAGAGGGGAGTATAAACTCGTTTTAGGACCAAATCCAGGATCAGTCGGTGCTGGTAAAACGTTTGGAAGGTTTATAGATATGCTTGGAGATTCGTTTAAAGAAGAGTTCGGTATTATTAATGATGAAGAACAACGATTATCTCCACATAAGATATTAGCGGAAATATCGTATTTACCAAGTGCGGGAAGATCGACGAATGTTGTACTTACCGAAAACTATAGAAAATATGAAATTGCGATTGGTACGAATCATACTGTAAGCGCAGATCGGCAAATCCATGTATCCGATCTTGTTGTCGGTGTGCGAAACAATGCGTTTTATTTAAAATCTCGAAAAAATAATCGAGAAATTGTGCCTAAAGCAGGTCATATGCTTAACTATCAAAGTGCACCAAATGTGTATCGCTTCCTGATGGAAATGGGTCAAGAAGGATGCAAGCAATGGACAACATTTGATTGGGGAGCGGCAATAAAGTCTCCTTTTTCACCACGTTTAAGATATAACAATGTCATACTTAGCCCAGCTACATGGAGAATTCACATTCATCAAAAACCGCCCGAGCAAGACAATGGTGCTTGGATAAAACGCATCGTGGAACAATTCCGCATGGAATGGAAAGTACCACGATATGTATACATGGTTCAATTCGATAATCGTATCTTGCTAGATTTGGATCATCCGTTACATATAGAAGAGGTTTACAAAGATTTAAAATCAAGTTCAACGGTTACGTTAATTGAGCATGTTGGAACGTTTGAGGAGGCACCTATTCAGCGAAGCGATGGGCGCTTGACCGCAGAATTCGTCTTCCCACTCGTAAAACGCAACGAGTCGTTCAGCAGTTCTATTGAGGAAGTCGCGGGGACAATTGACAATTCTGATGCTCTAAACTTACCTCCAGTTAATAAAATGGAGCGAGTCCACTTGCCAGGTGGAGAATGGTTCTACGTCAAACTATATGGTTTGGATAGTCGTCAAGATGAGTTTATTGGCCGATATTGGGAAGCGTTCGTTCAGCAATGCCGCGAAGCAGGTGTTATCGAACACGCATACTTTATTCGTTTTTTGGACCCGATCCGTCATATTCGTGCACGCTTTCAAATGCCAAGTGAAAATAATCAACATCAATTCCTGCCGATTTTCCATAAGTGGACAAATAATTTATTAAGTGAAGGTTTAATTACAAAGGTAGTTATTGACACATATGAGCCTGAGATTGAACGTTACGGCGGACCGGAATTAATGGTATGTGCAGAGCGTATGTTTGCTTTTGATAGTCATGTAGTTGCAAATTTGGTTCGTCTTACCCGATTTAATCAGATTCAGCTCAGTCAAGAAATAATTTCGATTTTGAGCGTCATTGAACTATTTTACCAATTTGGTTATAACGATGAACAGATTGTTCATCTACTAAATCGACATTTTGATGTTAAGGAATATTTAGATGAGTTCCGAAAGGAACGTGCATTGTTGTTCCGAATTTTAACATCGGATAAATCTGAATTAAAGTCTGTACACCCTGAAGGAGATATGATAGCTCAGATTTGCAAACTGAGAGAAACAGCGGTAAGCGATTATCAGGAGAAGATTGTTGATTATGAACAAAAAGGTATGCTGATGAACACGAGAGAAGATATTTTGTTCAGTGTTATACATATGCATATTAATCGTTTGCAAGGAACTGATCGAGATAAAGAACGTAAAGTCATGATTATGGCTCGTCATACAATGAATAGTTTGGTGCAATATCGGAGGAAATGCAAATGA
- a CDS encoding ABC transporter permease: protein MFGIWVSELERIWKRKSMLFLNSILLFLVLINIWSLKINGFGEFRFGEGRILMHDLNMPWFMMSGVSLFFVLAILPVIYVDHLGGEIHSGAYRLYMLRPFHRYQLWLAKLLALAVTTVIMIIFTYIIAVICAKLFFPQSETLVKYGESTAVGKTEALLYTVKFYALFTVTCLTKLMFSSVICLFVPKPIIAYIVLFAASITLYQIAKPLIIVFDPFQQILLALRTEGAPEFWIYALGTTAVCTVVSFLCWQRKVV from the coding sequence ATGTTTGGAATCTGGGTGAGTGAACTTGAACGTATTTGGAAGAGAAAATCAATGCTCTTTTTAAACAGCATCTTATTATTTTTAGTATTAATCAACATATGGTCCTTGAAGATTAACGGTTTCGGAGAATTCCGTTTTGGAGAAGGCCGTATACTCATGCACGACTTAAATATGCCATGGTTTATGATGAGTGGCGTTTCTTTATTTTTCGTATTGGCTATCTTACCTGTCATCTATGTCGATCACTTAGGAGGTGAGATACATTCTGGCGCTTATAGATTATATATGTTGCGGCCTTTTCATCGTTATCAACTATGGCTTGCTAAGTTATTGGCCTTAGCTGTTACGACTGTTATTATGATAATTTTCACATATATAATTGCGGTTATTTGTGCTAAATTATTTTTCCCACAAAGTGAGACTCTCGTTAAATACGGTGAATCCACTGCCGTAGGGAAGACAGAGGCGTTGCTGTACACGGTTAAATTTTATGCGTTGTTTACAGTGACGTGTCTTACCAAGCTGATGTTCAGTAGTGTTATATGTTTATTCGTGCCAAAACCAATTATTGCTTATATTGTTTTATTTGCTGCTTCAATTACGCTTTACCAAATCGCAAAGCCTCTCATCATCGTTTTTGACCCTTTTCAGCAAATTCTTCTGGCACTAAGAACGGAGGGGGCTCCTGAATTTTGGATATATGCATTAGGAACTACAGCAGTATGTACAGTTGTTAGTTTCCTATGCTGGCAAAGAAAAGTGGTATAG
- a CDS encoding ABC transporter permease, whose product MKTLLYCEFTRLWQRRWLWLVVLSSPILAYITGSYFLWLHAIDSSAVSDTLFPIVGLRENLHLICNIVIAAIVATIFTEEFRGGQLRLLFLRRFTRGQIFFSKLIVVYLSVFILLVVLGLSLWGVGELRLPDEENSVRLSLAFKYTILYYLLGYATLVCIGSLFAFIAMYSKNVTYALGICMAYILAALLFDGFYLKLAALFSGIPYIHELISYMLIPYTQRVGLDASFSGVATTNGALLTIFILHVTLFNWLAYRRFVADDYTY is encoded by the coding sequence ATGAAAACATTACTATATTGTGAATTCACTAGACTGTGGCAAAGACGGTGGCTGTGGCTGGTAGTTCTCTCCTCTCCGATCCTTGCATACATAACGGGAAGTTATTTTTTATGGTTGCACGCAATTGATTCTTCGGCTGTATCAGATACCTTATTTCCTATCGTTGGATTGCGGGAGAACTTGCATCTGATTTGCAATATTGTTATTGCTGCAATAGTGGCTACGATTTTTACCGAAGAATTCAGGGGTGGGCAACTGCGTCTATTATTTTTACGTCGTTTTACTCGTGGACAAATATTTTTCAGCAAACTGATTGTTGTCTATTTGTCGGTATTTATTTTACTTGTTGTCTTAGGTCTCTCCTTATGGGGTGTTGGGGAGCTGCGATTGCCGGATGAGGAAAATAGCGTTCGATTATCACTCGCGTTCAAATATACGATTTTATACTATTTACTCGGCTATGCAACGCTGGTTTGCATCGGTAGTTTATTCGCTTTCATTGCAATGTACAGTAAAAATGTAACGTATGCACTCGGCATTTGCATGGCCTATATTTTAGCAGCACTCTTATTCGATGGGTTTTATTTGAAATTAGCTGCTCTTTTCTCGGGAATTCCATATATTCATGAATTGATTTCATATATGCTAATTCCTTATACACAGCGCGTTGGATTAGACGCATCATTCTCTGGTGTTGCCACGACGAATGGGGCGCTATTGACGATTTTTATTTTGCATGTGACCTTATTTAATTGGCTTGCATATCGTCGTTTTGTTGCAGATGATTATACGTACTAG
- a CDS encoding ABC transporter ATP-binding protein encodes MSNIILEVNAVTKKIGKRNLITETTFSLEKGKIYGFIGPNGAGKTTLMRMMTGLIRPTSGNILIDTFDLQANREKALSKVGAIIESPVFFEYMTGRQVLRNLSRLHPTIASSEREMHIEQLLKTVDLHTRGDDRVRTYSLGMKQRLGIAQSLLGNPELLLLDEPSNGLDPMGMRELRDIIFRLRDTANYAFFISSHLLDELQQMCDELVIIRNGAIVWKGPTHQLVQDGQRLEDAFMELMLS; translated from the coding sequence ATGTCCAACATCATTCTCGAAGTTAACGCGGTAACAAAAAAAATTGGAAAGCGGAATCTTATTACGGAAACTACTTTTTCACTTGAAAAAGGAAAAATATACGGTTTTATTGGACCGAACGGGGCAGGCAAAACAACGTTGATGCGTATGATGACAGGATTGATTCGTCCAACAAGTGGCAACATCTTGATTGACACATTTGATTTGCAAGCCAATCGAGAAAAGGCGCTGTCCAAAGTTGGTGCAATTATCGAATCTCCTGTCTTCTTTGAATATATGACAGGTCGGCAAGTATTGCGAAATTTGTCACGGTTACATCCTACTATTGCTTCATCGGAAAGAGAAATGCACATTGAGCAGTTGTTAAAAACGGTCGATCTTCATACGAGGGGAGATGACCGTGTCAGAACATATTCGCTCGGTATGAAACAAAGACTTGGCATTGCGCAGTCTTTGCTTGGTAATCCAGAACTTCTTTTACTTGATGAACCTTCTAATGGTTTGGATCCAATGGGAATGCGGGAGTTGCGTGACATTATTTTTCGTCTGCGTGACACAGCAAACTATGCTTTTTTTATTTCGAGCCATTTGCTAGATGAGCTGCAACAAATGTGCGATGAACTAGTCATTATTCGAAATGGAGCTATCGTTTGGAAAGGACCAACCCATCAATTGGTTCAAGATGGACAACGTTTAGAAGATGCTTTCATGGAGTTGATGCTCTCATGA
- a CDS encoding FDLD family class I lanthipeptide → MMANNQFDLDVQVNKTQGDVEPLVTSVWNCSRGCGNGNTANTCVETCGKCFSNIGALC, encoded by the coding sequence ATGATGGCTAACAATCAATTTGATTTGGATGTGCAAGTCAACAAAACACAAGGTGATGTTGAACCGCTTGTTACAAGCGTGTGGAATTGCAGCCGTGGATGCGGTAACGGTAACACTGCTAATACTTGTGTCGAGACTTGTGGAAAATGCTTCTCTAACATTGGAGCATTGTGCTAA
- a CDS encoding FDLD family class I lanthipeptide: MMANNQFDLDVQVNKTQGDVEPLFISVWNCSGGCGNGNTAGTCVETCGKCFSNIGALC, translated from the coding sequence ATGATGGCTAACAATCAATTTGATTTGGATGTGCAAGTCAACAAAACACAAGGTGATGTTGAACCGCTTTTTATAAGTGTATGGAATTGCAGCGGTGGTTGTGGTAACGGTAACACTGCTGGTACTTGCGTTGAGACTTGTGGAAAATGTTTCTCTAACATTGGAGCATTGTGCTAA